One Comamonas endophytica DNA window includes the following coding sequences:
- a CDS encoding PulJ/GspJ family protein translates to MQPRTSLFLPRSAGFTLVELLVALVAMALMALMGWRGLDSMMRSQQYTQAHSDAHAVLQTALAQWSADLDGLMALENTQAIAWDGLVLRMTRRNNAAPEAGALVVAWALGTSQGRSQWLRWQSPPVRTRAEWSRAWNQAAQWARNPSQEQRGGETALFPLGSWSIYFYRDGAWSNPQSSGASSSATAEAANAAATAATATAGTAGTGTVAGTAAGAAASAAAGTAARSAEAEIPNGVRIELDLAPGAGLSGRLTRDWVNPLRQNIRS, encoded by the coding sequence ATGCAGCCCCGCACGAGCCTCTTTCTGCCCAGGTCCGCCGGGTTCACATTGGTGGAGCTGCTGGTGGCCCTCGTCGCCATGGCGCTGATGGCGCTGATGGGCTGGCGCGGGCTGGACAGCATGATGCGCTCGCAGCAGTACACTCAGGCCCACAGCGATGCGCATGCGGTGCTGCAGACCGCGCTGGCGCAGTGGAGCGCCGATCTCGACGGACTGATGGCGCTGGAAAATACCCAGGCCATCGCCTGGGACGGGCTGGTGCTGCGCATGACGCGGCGCAACAACGCCGCGCCCGAGGCCGGCGCGCTGGTCGTTGCCTGGGCGCTGGGCACCAGCCAGGGCCGCAGCCAGTGGCTGCGCTGGCAGTCGCCGCCGGTGAGAACCCGCGCCGAATGGAGCCGCGCCTGGAACCAGGCGGCGCAATGGGCGCGCAACCCCAGCCAGGAGCAGCGCGGGGGCGAAACGGCGCTGTTTCCGCTGGGCAGCTGGTCCATCTATTTCTACCGGGACGGCGCCTGGAGCAATCCGCAGTCCAGCGGTGCCTCCAGCAGCGCCACCGCGGAAGCGGCCAATGCAGCGGCAACCGCGGCAACGGCGACTGCCGGTACCGCAGGCACCGGCACCGTCGCCGGAACCGCCGCCGGCGCCGCTGCCAGTGCCGCCGCCGGCACTGCCGCGCGCTCGGCCGAGGCCGAGATCCCCAACGGCGTGCGCATCGAACTCGATCTCGCCCCGGGCGCCGGCCTGTCGGGGCGCCTGACGCGCGACTGGGTCAACCCGCTGCGCCAGAACATCCGCTCATGA
- the gspK gene encoding type II secretion system minor pseudopilin GspK, with amino-acid sequence MALRPLSRAARRPARGAALLTAMLTVTLVATFAATALWQQWRAVEIETAERARSQAGWILLGALDWSRVVLREDGRTGGADHLAEPWAVPLQEAKLSTFLAAQGNVSQVDDASSETSNAFLSGEIVDLQSRMNLRNLLQKNETIDLAFSRLFERLGLPASALQQISIDLRMAQNAGSNDDSTAPLMPRTLAQLGWLGVSPEIIARLEPHVTMLPIATPINLNTATPEVIWACVEGLDWAKANQFVQAREASPVRTVPEALQRMNMPTSTGTGLLAISTSYFEIRGRLRLGETLVSERSLVRRQGMNVVTLWRERGHWTSPNLPLPEPAAARNSPL; translated from the coding sequence ATCGCGCTGCGCCCCCTTTCCCGTGCAGCGCGCCGCCCGGCGCGCGGCGCCGCGCTGCTCACGGCCATGCTGACCGTCACATTGGTCGCGACCTTTGCCGCGACCGCGCTGTGGCAGCAGTGGCGCGCGGTGGAGATCGAAACCGCCGAACGCGCGCGCAGCCAGGCCGGCTGGATCCTGCTGGGCGCGCTGGACTGGTCGCGTGTCGTGCTGCGCGAGGACGGGCGCACGGGCGGCGCCGACCATCTGGCCGAACCCTGGGCGGTGCCGCTGCAGGAAGCCAAGCTCTCGACCTTCCTGGCCGCGCAGGGCAATGTGAGTCAGGTCGACGACGCCTCGAGCGAGACCTCCAATGCCTTCCTGTCGGGCGAGATCGTCGACCTGCAGTCGCGCATGAACCTGCGCAACCTGCTGCAGAAGAATGAAACCATCGATCTGGCGTTCTCGCGCCTGTTCGAGCGCCTGGGCCTGCCGGCCTCGGCGTTGCAGCAGATTTCCATTGACCTGCGCATGGCCCAGAACGCCGGCAGCAACGACGACAGCACCGCGCCGCTGATGCCGCGCACGCTGGCCCAGCTGGGCTGGCTGGGCGTTTCGCCCGAGATCATCGCCCGGCTCGAACCGCACGTGACGATGCTGCCGATCGCCACGCCCATCAACCTCAATACCGCAACGCCGGAGGTGATCTGGGCCTGCGTCGAGGGCCTGGACTGGGCCAAGGCCAACCAGTTCGTCCAGGCGCGCGAGGCCAGCCCGGTGCGCACCGTGCCCGAGGCGCTGCAGCGCATGAACATGCCCACCAGCACCGGTACCGGCCTGCTGGCGATCTCCACGTCATACTTCGAGATCCGCGGCCGCCTGCGGCTGGGTGAAACGCTGGTCAGCGAACGCTCGCTGGTGCGGCGCCAGGGCATGAATGTCGTTACCCTGTGGCGCGAACGCGGCCATTGGACCTCCCCGAATCTGCCGCTGCCCGAACCGGCCGCAGCACGCAACTCTCCCCTATGA
- the gspL gene encoding type II secretion system protein GspL: MSLLIIQLPLAPAGPEGQYAFALSLDGQAIARHAAALAAELPPAGRAVEVVAAVPPQALSWHRVTLPAGIAVGTRNATARLRSVVEGLVEEHLLDEPEELHFALQPGARAGQEAWVAVCDRAWLRSHLQALEGVDRRVDRIVPQVAPAEEGAAPQLWAVGTPESAWLLATGTGPDQGVACVPLGSEGLALLGVPDDLPVDAAPAVSALAERLQRPVRLAATAERLLEASRGPWDLAQFDLAVGGRSHALRRLANAVQSFARAPQWRAARWALGVLVVAQVAGLNAWAWKERQALAAKQAAVRASLLQAFPKIPLVVDAPAQMEREVAQLRQRTGSLSAQSLEPMLSAAGQALPRGMRPQAIDYLDQELRLRGLNLDAGTQQQLQSKLAAQGYAARVDAQGVVLNAKEQP; the protein is encoded by the coding sequence ATGAGCCTTCTGATCATCCAACTGCCGCTGGCGCCCGCGGGCCCGGAAGGGCAATACGCCTTTGCGCTGAGCCTCGACGGCCAGGCGATTGCGCGCCATGCGGCAGCGCTGGCCGCCGAGCTGCCGCCCGCGGGACGCGCGGTGGAGGTGGTGGCCGCCGTGCCGCCCCAGGCGCTGTCATGGCACCGCGTCACCCTGCCTGCGGGCATTGCCGTGGGCACGCGCAATGCCACCGCGCGGCTGCGCTCGGTGGTGGAAGGCCTGGTCGAGGAGCACCTGCTCGACGAACCGGAGGAGCTGCACTTCGCGCTGCAGCCGGGCGCGCGCGCCGGCCAGGAGGCCTGGGTCGCGGTGTGCGACCGTGCCTGGCTGCGCTCGCACCTGCAGGCGCTCGAGGGCGTGGACCGGCGCGTGGACCGCATCGTGCCCCAGGTGGCGCCCGCGGAAGAAGGGGCGGCACCGCAGCTGTGGGCCGTGGGCACGCCCGAGTCGGCGTGGCTGCTGGCGACCGGCACCGGCCCCGACCAGGGCGTGGCGTGCGTGCCGCTGGGCAGCGAGGGGCTGGCGCTGCTGGGCGTGCCGGACGACCTTCCCGTCGATGCGGCGCCCGCGGTCTCGGCGCTGGCCGAGCGCCTGCAGCGGCCGGTGCGTCTGGCAGCCACGGCCGAGCGCCTGCTCGAGGCCAGCCGCGGCCCCTGGGACCTGGCGCAGTTCGATCTGGCCGTGGGCGGGCGCAGCCATGCGCTGCGGCGCCTGGCCAACGCCGTGCAGTCTTTCGCGCGCGCGCCGCAGTGGCGCGCCGCGCGCTGGGCGCTGGGGGTGCTGGTGGTGGCGCAGGTGGCCGGGCTCAACGCCTGGGCCTGGAAGGAGCGCCAGGCGCTGGCGGCCAAGCAGGCGGCGGTGCGCGCCAGCCTGCTGCAGGCCTTTCCCAAGATCCCGCTGGTGGTCGATGCGCCGGCGCAGATGGAGCGTGAGGTCGCGCAGCTGCGCCAGCGCACCGGCAGCCTGTCGGCGCAATCGCTCGAACCGATGCTGTCGGCCGCCGGCCAGGCGCTGCCCAGGGGCATGCGGCCCCAGGCCATCGACTATCTCGACCAGGAACTGCGCCTGCGCGGCCTCAACCTCGATGCCGGCACGCAGCAGCAGCTGCAGTCGAAGCTGGCGGCGCAGGGCTACGCCGCGCGCGTCGACGCGCAGGGCGTGGTGCTGAATGCAAAGGAACAACCATGA
- the gspM gene encoding type II secretion system protein GspM: protein MNTPRKVRLDALRARWSALAPRERQALALAAGTVGLALLWWVLLAPALQTLRAAPAQHALLDQQLQRMQRLEAEALRLQADLPPPAIESPNALPAPRPDLQRALQESVTAQLGAGARLVLQGERAQLTLKSVPAPALAAWLGQARQNLRVGTLEMRLTAAAGVAPGANDQQWDGSLVLGLPPAEAAP, encoded by the coding sequence ATGAATACGCCCCGCAAAGTGCGCCTCGATGCCTTGCGCGCGCGCTGGTCCGCCCTGGCGCCGCGCGAGCGCCAGGCGCTGGCGCTGGCCGCGGGCACCGTCGGCCTGGCCCTGCTGTGGTGGGTGCTGCTGGCGCCGGCCCTGCAGACGCTGCGCGCGGCGCCGGCCCAGCACGCGCTGCTGGACCAGCAGCTGCAGCGCATGCAGCGCCTGGAAGCCGAGGCCCTGCGCCTGCAGGCCGACCTGCCGCCGCCCGCCATCGAAAGTCCGAATGCGCTGCCCGCGCCGCGTCCCGACCTGCAGCGCGCCCTGCAGGAATCGGTCACTGCGCAGCTGGGCGCGGGCGCGCGGCTGGTGCTGCAGGGCGAACGCGCGCAACTCACGCTCAAGAGCGTGCCGGCGCCGGCGCTGGCCGCCTGGCTGGGCCAGGCGCGCCAGAACCTGCGCGTCGGCACGCTGGAGATGCGCCTCACGGCCGCTGCCGGGGTGGCCCCCGGCGCCAATGACCAGCAATGGGACGGCAGCCTGGTGCTGGGCCTGCCGCCCGCGGAAGCCGCGCCATGA
- the gspN gene encoding type II secretion system protein N: MKGFRFSRPSRAAAPAGAPVRWAVAGALLGGALTLVLCAPAHWLAVGIERATEGQLQLREARGTVWTGSARLVLSGGAGSRDALGLPSRVQWQLRPAWRGLRLRLETGCCTPQPLQARLLLHWQGVEAQVQDQQSQWPAGLLTGLGTPWNTAQIQGQLQLRTQGLRLEYVAGRWRSEGQVQLDALDLSTRLSTLRPMGSYRLVFDGGDAPRLTLSTLEGHLRLSGSGQWVGQRLRFTGEATATPEREAALTNFLNIIGRRSGARSIITLG, encoded by the coding sequence ATGAAGGGCTTTCGCTTCTCCCGGCCCAGCCGCGCGGCGGCGCCCGCGGGCGCGCCGGTGCGCTGGGCCGTTGCCGGCGCGCTGCTCGGCGGCGCGCTGACGCTGGTGCTGTGCGCGCCCGCGCACTGGCTGGCCGTGGGGATCGAGCGCGCGACCGAAGGCCAGCTGCAATTGCGCGAGGCGCGCGGCACGGTCTGGACCGGCTCGGCACGCCTGGTGCTCAGCGGTGGCGCGGGAAGCCGCGATGCGCTGGGGCTGCCTTCGCGCGTGCAGTGGCAGCTGCGCCCGGCCTGGCGCGGCCTGCGCCTGCGGCTCGAGACCGGCTGCTGCACGCCGCAGCCGCTGCAGGCGCGCCTGCTGCTGCACTGGCAGGGCGTCGAGGCGCAGGTGCAAGACCAGCAGAGCCAGTGGCCCGCGGGGCTGCTGACGGGACTGGGCACGCCCTGGAACACGGCGCAGATCCAGGGCCAGCTCCAGTTGCGCACCCAGGGGCTGCGCCTGGAGTATGTGGCGGGCCGCTGGCGCAGCGAGGGCCAGGTGCAACTGGATGCGCTGGACCTCTCCACACGGCTGTCGACGCTGCGCCCCATGGGCAGCTACCGGCTTGTCTTCGACGGCGGCGATGCGCCGCGGCTCACGCTGAGCACGCTCGAAGGCCATCTGCGGCTCAGCGGCTCGGGCCAATGGGTCGGGCAGCGCCTGCGCTTCACCGGCGAGGCCACGGCCACGCCCGAGCGCGAGGCGGCGCTGACCAACTTTCTCAACATCATCGGGCGGCGCAGCGGCGCGCGCTCCATCATCACCCTGGGCTAA
- the gspD gene encoding type II secretion system secretin GspD, with the protein MTFLSARGLRVALHTLAAAALLACGGVSAQTAVRSNEPVTLNFAGAEIEAVARTMATITGRNVVVDPRVKGTMTLISEKPLAPAQAFQQFLAALRLQGFTVVEAAGLYKVIPEADAKLQTGSVAVSQGGRGSAPAGGQIVTQIFKLNFENAANLVPVLRPLISPNNTINVNPGNNSLVITDYADNVQRLSRIVAAMDVSNATDVEVIPLQHAVASEMAVLVGRLIEGGSAGAAPGAVAQGQSDTSFKTTLMAEPRSNALVVRAANPARLAQVRSLIARLDQPAYATSAAASGNIHVVYLKNADATTLATTLRAAMASDPGVGTGNTGIAASSGGGTTATRASATTNTGSTLGNSGGLSGSSSGVGGGLGSDSGSGNFGSTNQPSTGGQIQADPSTNSLIISAPPPLYRQLRAVIDQLDGRRAQVLIESLIVEVSANKLAQFGVQWQSLLGNDGSTRAVIGNNSAISGGNILGITAGIAGAATAQAQALGSLGAGLNIGIAPRINGRYYLGALANFLQNSGDANVLSTPNLMTLDNEEARIIIGNNVPFVTGSYASTTGTAGVSPFTTVERKDVGLMLRVRPQINENGTVKMSVYQEVSKIDGNTLNAVNGPTTSKRSIESNVLVEDGSIIVLGGLLEDSYSQGEDKVPLFGDLPGVGNLFRSEKRTRNKTNLMVFLRPVVVRDAAAADALMTDRYDVIRAAQQGLQPQPSIVLDNVTGAPVLPTLQPGGPAQPLATVPFAPEVPKPARPRIQPLTVTDEAYSAP; encoded by the coding sequence ATGACGTTCCTCTCTGCACGCGGCCTGCGCGTCGCCCTCCACACCCTTGCCGCCGCGGCCCTGCTGGCCTGTGGCGGCGTCTCGGCCCAGACCGCCGTGCGCAGCAACGAGCCGGTGACGCTGAACTTCGCCGGCGCCGAAATCGAAGCCGTGGCGCGCACCATGGCCACCATCACCGGGCGCAACGTCGTGGTCGATCCGCGCGTCAAGGGCACCATGACCCTGATCAGCGAGAAGCCGCTGGCGCCGGCGCAGGCCTTCCAGCAGTTCCTGGCGGCGCTGCGCCTGCAGGGCTTCACCGTGGTCGAGGCCGCGGGCCTGTACAAGGTGATTCCCGAGGCCGATGCCAAGCTGCAGACCGGCAGCGTGGCCGTGTCCCAGGGCGGTCGCGGCAGCGCTCCTGCCGGCGGCCAGATCGTGACGCAGATCTTCAAGCTCAACTTCGAGAACGCGGCCAATCTGGTGCCGGTGCTGCGGCCGCTGATCAGCCCGAACAACACCATCAACGTAAATCCCGGCAACAACTCGCTGGTCATCACCGATTACGCCGACAACGTGCAGCGCCTGTCGCGCATCGTCGCCGCGATGGACGTGTCGAACGCCACCGACGTCGAGGTCATCCCGCTGCAGCACGCGGTGGCCTCCGAGATGGCGGTGCTCGTGGGCCGGCTGATCGAGGGCGGCAGCGCGGGCGCGGCGCCCGGCGCCGTGGCCCAGGGCCAGAGCGACACCTCCTTCAAGACCACGCTGATGGCCGAGCCGCGCAGCAACGCGCTGGTGGTGCGCGCCGCCAACCCGGCGCGCCTGGCGCAGGTGCGCTCGCTGATCGCGCGCCTGGACCAGCCGGCCTATGCGACTTCGGCGGCCGCCAGCGGCAACATCCACGTGGTGTACCTGAAGAACGCCGATGCCACGACGCTGGCGACCACGCTGCGCGCGGCCATGGCCAGCGACCCGGGCGTGGGCACGGGCAATACCGGCATCGCGGCCTCCAGCGGCGGCGGCACCACCGCCACGCGCGCCTCGGCCACCACCAATACCGGCAGCACGCTGGGCAATTCCGGCGGCCTCTCGGGCAGCAGCAGCGGCGTGGGCGGCGGCCTGGGCAGCGACAGCGGCAGCGGCAACTTCGGCAGCACCAACCAGCCATCGACCGGCGGCCAGATCCAGGCCGATCCATCGACCAATTCGCTGATCATCAGCGCGCCGCCGCCGCTGTACCGCCAGCTGCGCGCGGTCATCGACCAGCTCGACGGGCGCCGCGCGCAGGTGCTGATCGAGAGCCTGATCGTCGAGGTCTCGGCCAACAAGCTGGCGCAGTTCGGCGTGCAGTGGCAATCGCTGCTGGGCAACGACGGCAGCACCCGCGCCGTGATCGGCAACAACTCGGCCATCAGCGGCGGCAATATCCTGGGCATCACCGCCGGCATCGCGGGCGCAGCCACGGCCCAGGCGCAAGCGCTGGGCAGCCTGGGCGCGGGGCTGAACATCGGCATCGCACCGCGCATCAACGGCCGCTACTACCTCGGCGCGCTGGCGAACTTCCTGCAAAACAGCGGCGACGCCAACGTGCTGTCGACCCCCAACCTGATGACGCTCGACAACGAGGAAGCCCGGATCATCATCGGCAACAACGTGCCCTTCGTGACCGGCTCGTATGCCAGCACCACCGGCACCGCGGGCGTGAGCCCGTTCACCACCGTCGAGCGCAAGGACGTGGGCCTGATGCTGCGCGTGCGCCCGCAGATCAACGAGAACGGCACGGTGAAGATGTCGGTCTACCAGGAGGTCTCGAAGATCGACGGCAACACGCTCAATGCCGTCAACGGCCCCACGACCAGCAAGCGCTCGATCGAATCCAACGTGCTGGTCGAGGATGGCAGCATCATCGTGCTCGGCGGCCTGCTCGAGGACAGCTATTCGCAGGGCGAGGACAAGGTGCCGCTGTTCGGCGATCTGCCGGGCGTGGGCAACCTGTTCCGCAGCGAGAAGCGCACGCGCAACAAGACCAATCTGATGGTGTTCCTGCGCCCGGTGGTGGTGCGCGACGCCGCCGCCGCCGATGCGCTGATGACGGACCGCTACGACGTCATCCGCGCGGCGCAGCAGGGCCTGCAGCCGCAGCCGAGCATCGTGCTCGACAACGTGACCGGGGCACCGGTGCTGCCGACGCTGCAGCCGGGCGGCCCGGCCCAGCCGCTGGCCACCGTGCCCTTCGCGCCCGAGGTGCCCAAACCCGCGCGCCCGCGCATCCAGCCGCTCACCGTGACCGACGAAGCCTACAGCGCCCCCTGA
- a CDS encoding GspE/PulE family protein: MRYPLPYAYARSAQLLIEDDGQQPVLWHGPAPDFQALSEVQRKFAVPHWQVIDAALLAQRISAAYAQGESNAARIVSEVESDADLSRMMQELPAVEDLLETADDAPIIRMLNALLTQAARDGASDIHIEPYERHSSVRFRVDGDLREVVQPNRALHAALISRLKIMADLDISEKRLPQDGRISLRLGTRAIDVRVSTLPSAHGERAVLRLLDKSGSKLTLEAVGMQGETLERIESLIRQPHGIILVTGPTGSGKTTTLYAALQRLDATSGNIMTVEDPIEYELPGIGQTQVNSKIDLTFAKALRAILRQDPDVIMIGEIRDFETAQIAIQASLTGHLVLATLHTNDAPSAVTRLIDMGVEPFLLSSSLLGVLAQRLVRKIDTTEPSGYKGRTGVFELLVVDDAIRSQIHAQASEADIRAAALASGMTLMRDDGERLVRSGITTPEEVLRVTRD; this comes from the coding sequence ATGCGCTATCCCCTGCCCTACGCCTATGCCCGCAGCGCGCAGCTGCTGATCGAAGACGACGGCCAGCAGCCCGTGCTCTGGCACGGGCCCGCGCCCGACTTCCAGGCGCTGTCCGAAGTGCAGCGCAAGTTCGCCGTGCCGCATTGGCAGGTGATCGACGCCGCGCTGCTGGCGCAGCGCATCAGCGCCGCCTATGCCCAGGGCGAGTCGAATGCCGCGCGCATCGTCAGCGAGGTCGAGTCCGACGCCGACCTCTCGCGCATGATGCAGGAGCTGCCGGCCGTCGAGGACCTGCTGGAGACCGCCGACGACGCGCCCATCATCCGCATGCTCAACGCGCTGCTGACCCAGGCCGCGCGCGACGGCGCCAGCGACATCCACATCGAGCCCTACGAGCGCCATTCGAGCGTGCGCTTCCGCGTGGACGGCGACCTGCGCGAGGTCGTGCAGCCGAACCGCGCGCTGCACGCGGCGCTGATCTCGCGGCTGAAGATCATGGCCGACCTGGACATCTCGGAAAAGCGCCTGCCGCAGGACGGGCGCATCAGCCTGCGCCTGGGCACGCGCGCCATCGACGTGCGCGTCTCGACGCTGCCCAGCGCCCATGGCGAGCGCGCGGTGCTGCGCCTGCTCGACAAGAGCGGCTCGAAGCTGACGCTCGAGGCCGTGGGCATGCAGGGCGAGACGCTCGAGCGCATCGAATCGCTGATCCGCCAGCCGCACGGCATCATCCTGGTCACCGGGCCCACGGGCTCTGGCAAGACCACGACGCTGTACGCGGCGCTGCAGCGGCTCGATGCGACCAGCGGCAACATCATGACCGTCGAGGACCCGATCGAATACGAGCTGCCGGGCATCGGCCAGACGCAGGTCAACTCGAAAATCGACCTGACCTTTGCCAAGGCCCTGCGCGCCATCCTGCGCCAGGACCCGGACGTGATCATGATCGGCGAGATCCGCGACTTCGAGACCGCGCAGATCGCCATCCAGGCCTCGCTGACGGGCCACCTGGTGCTGGCCACGCTGCACACCAACGACGCGCCCAGCGCCGTCACGCGGCTGATCGACATGGGCGTCGAGCCCTTCCTGCTGAGCAGTTCGCTGCTGGGCGTGCTGGCGCAGCGGCTGGTGCGCAAGATCGACACGACGGAGCCCAGCGGCTACAAGGGCCGCACCGGCGTCTTCGAGCTGCTGGTGGTGGACGACGCGATCCGCAGCCAGATCCACGCCCAGGCCAGCGAGGCCGACATCCGCGCCGCGGCGCTGGCCAGCGGCATGACGCTGATGCGCGACGACGGCGAGCGGCTGGTGCGCTCGGGCATCACCACGCCCGAGGAGGTGTTGCGCGTGACGCGGGACTGA
- a CDS encoding LLM class flavin-dependent oxidoreductase: protein MLKNLQDIRLSLLDLVAVREGASVGQALDTALRTAQKAEELGFTRYWLAEHHNMPGIASSATAVLIGHIAGGTKSIRVGSGGIMLPNHAPLVVAEAFGTLAELYPGRIDLGLGRAPGTDGPTMRALRRDRVETEQDFPRDVAELQQLLGPATPGQRIIAMPGAGTNVPIWLLGSSLFSAQLAAHMGLPYAFASHFAPRMLHQALDLYRELFRPSATLAKPYAIVGIPVVAAPTDEEAEFLASSTYQRILGILTGQRTRLQPPTENYAAQLSPSESAAIHDFLRMGVVGSRETVREHFQAVAQSTQADEFMLVSDVYDPELRLRSLEIAAQAMAG from the coding sequence ATGCTGAAGAACCTCCAAGACATCCGCCTTTCCCTGCTCGATCTCGTCGCCGTGCGCGAAGGCGCCAGCGTCGGCCAGGCGCTGGACACCGCGCTGCGCACCGCGCAGAAGGCCGAGGAGCTGGGTTTCACCCGCTACTGGCTGGCCGAGCACCACAACATGCCGGGCATCGCCAGTTCGGCCACCGCCGTGCTGATCGGCCATATCGCGGGCGGCACCAAAAGCATCCGCGTGGGTTCGGGCGGCATCATGCTGCCCAACCATGCACCGCTGGTCGTGGCCGAAGCCTTCGGCACGCTGGCCGAACTCTATCCCGGCCGCATCGACCTGGGCCTGGGCCGCGCCCCCGGCACCGATGGGCCGACGATGCGCGCGCTGCGCCGCGACCGCGTGGAAACCGAACAGGACTTCCCGCGCGACGTGGCCGAGCTGCAGCAGCTGCTGGGCCCGGCCACGCCCGGCCAGCGCATCATCGCCATGCCGGGCGCGGGCACCAATGTGCCCATCTGGCTGCTGGGCTCGAGCCTGTTCTCGGCGCAGCTGGCCGCGCACATGGGCCTGCCCTATGCCTTTGCCTCGCACTTCGCGCCGCGCATGCTGCACCAGGCGCTGGACCTGTACCGCGAGCTCTTCCGCCCCTCGGCCACGCTGGCCAAGCCCTATGCGATCGTCGGCATCCCGGTCGTGGCCGCGCCCACCGACGAGGAAGCCGAGTTCCTGGCCAGCAGCACCTACCAGCGCATCCTGGGCATCCTGACCGGCCAGCGCACGCGGCTGCAGCCGCCGACCGAGAACTACGCGGCGCAGCTGTCGCCCTCGGAAAGCGCGGCGATCCACGACTTCCTGCGCATGGGCGTCGTGGGCAGCCGCGAGACCGTGCGCGAGCATTTCCAGGCCGTGGCGCAGTCCACCCAGGCCGATGAATTCATGCTGGTCAGCGATGTCTACGACCCGGAACTTCGTCTGCGTTCGCTGGAGATCGCCGCCCAGGCCATGGCCGGCTGA
- the gspF gene encoding type II secretion system inner membrane protein GspF, with protein sequence MPAFSYEAIDAQGASRKGTLEADTPKSARNLLRAQALVPIAVLPLGSGAAPGTEMGWQERWFTRPVFNAAALSVWTRQLSGLVTSGLPLERALSALADEAEDQRQHHLLATLRAEVNAGSTFSRALQQHPREFSEIYCAVIGAGESSGSLGLVLASLADDLEARQALQSKLIGASLYPAIVSLVAIVIVLFLVSYVVPQVAGVFVGTKRALPMLTVGLLAISDFVRQYGWFMLGALVAAALIVRHLLRIPATRERFDAAWLRLPLIGRLARSYNAARFASTLAMLAGAGVPILRALQAAAETLGNRALRADALDALVLVREGAPLASALAKKRFPGLLAMFARLGEQTGQLPVMLQRAANQLSTEVQRRAMHLATILEPLLIVVMGLVVMLIVLAVLMPIIELNQFVK encoded by the coding sequence ATGCCAGCCTTTTCGTATGAAGCCATCGACGCCCAGGGCGCCTCCCGCAAGGGAACGCTCGAGGCCGATACGCCCAAATCCGCACGCAACCTGCTGCGTGCCCAGGCACTGGTGCCCATCGCCGTGCTGCCGCTGGGCTCGGGCGCCGCGCCTGGCACGGAAATGGGCTGGCAGGAGCGCTGGTTCACGCGGCCGGTATTCAATGCCGCCGCGCTCTCGGTCTGGACGCGCCAGCTCTCCGGGCTGGTGACCTCGGGCCTGCCGCTGGAGCGTGCGCTGAGCGCCCTGGCCGACGAAGCCGAGGACCAGCGCCAGCATCACCTGCTGGCAACCCTTCGCGCCGAAGTCAATGCCGGTTCGACCTTTTCGCGTGCGCTGCAGCAGCATCCGCGCGAGTTCTCCGAAATCTATTGCGCAGTGATTGGCGCGGGCGAATCGAGCGGCAGCCTGGGCCTGGTGCTCGCCAGCCTGGCCGACGACCTCGAGGCGCGCCAGGCGCTGCAGTCCAAGCTGATCGGCGCCTCGCTCTATCCGGCCATCGTCTCGCTGGTGGCCATCGTGATCGTGCTGTTCCTGGTGAGCTATGTCGTGCCGCAGGTGGCGGGCGTGTTCGTCGGCACCAAGCGCGCGCTGCCGATGCTCACCGTGGGGCTGCTGGCCATCAGCGATTTCGTGCGCCAGTACGGCTGGTTCATGCTGGGCGCGCTGGTGGCCGCGGCGCTGATCGTGCGCCATCTGCTGCGCATTCCGGCCACGCGCGAGCGCTTCGATGCGGCCTGGCTGCGGCTGCCGCTGATCGGGCGGCTGGCGCGCAGCTACAACGCCGCGCGCTTTGCCAGCACGCTGGCGATGCTCGCCGGCGCGGGCGTGCCGATCCTGCGCGCGCTGCAGGCCGCCGCCGAAACCCTGGGCAACCGCGCGTTGCGCGCGGACGCGCTGGACGCGCTGGTGCTGGTGCGCGAAGGCGCGCCGCTGGCCTCGGCCCTGGCCAAGAAACGCTTTCCCGGGCTGCTGGCGATGTTTGCGCGCCTGGGCGAGCAGACCGGGCAGCTGCCGGTCATGCTGCAGCGTGCGGCCAACCAGCTGTCCACCGAGGTGCAGCGCCGCGCCATGCATCTGGCGACGATCCTCGAGCCGCTGCTGATCGTGGTGATGGGGCTGGTGGTCATGCTGATCGTGCTGGCGGTGCTGATGCCGATCATCGAGCTGAACCAGTTCGTCAAGTAG